The Armatimonadota bacterium genome window below encodes:
- a CDS encoding alpha/beta fold hydrolase codes for MEPSWERARVAGAEIRMWRAGEGPALLFLHGAGGPAWAPGMELLARRYTVLFPEHPGFGESGRPGWVETVHDLGIFYLEFLEALQLREVALVGHSLGGWIASEVASLCTHSLRALVLVAPVGINLGAAQVDIFATPPDELAPLAYYDKSLATARPPLGREELRVLYRNRATSARLSWASAPTVPKLAARLFRIRIPTLLLWGQQDELIPASSAGMFLERIPQARLVTLEACGHVPQVEQPEAFARHVTEFLDAVVGVGGSR; via the coding sequence ATGGAGCCGAGCTGGGAGCGCGCCCGGGTGGCGGGAGCGGAGATCCGCATGTGGCGGGCGGGGGAAGGACCTGCGCTCCTGTTCCTTCACGGGGCGGGGGGCCCCGCATGGGCTCCGGGAATGGAACTTCTGGCCCGCCGGTACACCGTCCTCTTCCCGGAGCACCCGGGGTTCGGGGAGAGCGGGCGTCCGGGGTGGGTGGAGACGGTGCACGACCTCGGCATCTTCTACCTGGAGTTCCTGGAGGCGCTTCAGCTGCGGGAGGTGGCCTTGGTGGGCCACTCCCTCGGGGGCTGGATCGCCTCGGAGGTGGCGAGCCTGTGCACGCATTCCCTCCGGGCCCTCGTGCTGGTGGCCCCCGTGGGGATCAACCTCGGAGCCGCCCAGGTGGACATCTTCGCCACCCCACCGGACGAGCTGGCACCCTTGGCGTACTACGACAAGTCCCTGGCCACGGCCCGTCCGCCCCTGGGGCGGGAGGAGCTGCGGGTCCTGTACCGGAACCGAGCCACCTCCGCCCGGCTCTCCTGGGCCTCCGCGCCCACGGTACCGAAGCTGGCCGCGCGGCTGTTCCGCATCCGCATCCCCACCTTGCTTTTGTGGGGCCAGCAGGACGAGCTCATCCCCGCGAGCTCCGCGGGGATGTTCCTGGAGCGGATCCCGCAGGCGCGGCTCGTGACCCTCGAGGCCTGCGGCCACGTCCCCCAGGTAGAACAGCCGGAAGCGTTCGCGCGGCACGTCACGGAGTTCCTGGACGCCGTGGTGGGGGTCGGAGGTTCGCGGTGA
- a CDS encoding SDR family NAD(P)-dependent oxidoreductase, which translates to MEGKVAVLTGAAKPGSIGFATAVRFAREGARVVVADLYEAGFGALRAAVEAFGVPCVCVRADVSRMEDLQPVAEAVAERFGRVDILVNAAGGSWAIGPEDLEGGPPSVFQGVANCSLEAWRRILAVNLDGTFFACRAFVPWMVRQRWGRIVNFASVAGRAGTGPGETFSSGPYAVAKAGVIGLTKQLALELAPYGITVNALAPGFIPHGEVRGDLEALVRRIPLGRPGTPEEVAAAVLLLCSDAASYITGATLDVNGGLYIAP; encoded by the coding sequence ATGGAAGGGAAGGTGGCCGTCCTCACCGGGGCCGCCAAGCCCGGGAGCATCGGTTTTGCCACGGCGGTCCGCTTCGCCCGGGAGGGAGCCCGCGTGGTGGTCGCGGATCTCTACGAGGCCGGATTTGGGGCGCTTCGGGCTGCGGTGGAGGCGTTCGGCGTTCCGTGCGTGTGCGTGCGGGCAGATGTGAGTCGGATGGAGGATCTTCAGCCCGTGGCGGAGGCGGTGGCGGAACGCTTCGGACGGGTGGACATCCTCGTGAACGCGGCGGGCGGGAGCTGGGCCATCGGACCGGAGGACCTGGAAGGCGGACCTCCGTCCGTCTTCCAGGGGGTCGCGAACTGTTCGCTGGAGGCCTGGCGCCGAATTCTGGCCGTGAATCTGGATGGGACCTTCTTCGCCTGTCGGGCCTTTGTCCCGTGGATGGTGCGGCAGCGCTGGGGCCGGATCGTGAACTTCGCCTCCGTGGCGGGACGGGCAGGCACCGGGCCCGGGGAGACCTTCAGCAGCGGACCCTATGCGGTGGCGAAGGCCGGGGTCATCGGTCTCACCAAGCAGCTGGCGCTGGAGCTCGCGCCCTACGGCATCACCGTGAACGCCCTGGCCCCGGGCTTCATCCCCCACGGGGAGGTCCGGGGAGATCTGGAAGCCCTCGTCCGGAGGATCCCGCTCGGACGTCCGGGAACTCCGGAGGAGGTGGCCGCCGCGGTCCTGTTGCTGTGCTCGGATGCGGCGAGCTACATCACGGGCGCAACCCTGGACGTGAACGGAGGCCTGTACATCGCACCCTGA
- a CDS encoding glycoside hydrolase family 1 protein, with protein sequence MRRFPRGFRWGTATSSHQVEGDNTNNDWWLFEQQPGRIRDGSRSGVACDWWHRAEEDFDRMRALHQNAHRLSLEWSRLEPEPGRWDEGAEARYRQMLRGLWERGIEPMVTLHHFTLPLWVARQGGWENPEIVRWFARHVKRCAEAFGEFVSLWVPINEPNVVVALGYLHGKHPPAVQNPLRARRAIPNLLRAHAAAYRILHEVQPGARVGTAHNLRPFDPVRSESRLDRWITSVHGQFFNWMWLEALHHGLASSALGTWHLPECAGAMDFVGVNYYTRDRLRFAPWRVSGGLARAVRDPGALYSDGDYGEVYPEGLYRVVREVWMRYRKPVFVTENGLPDADDDLRPGFLLQHLAALHRAIEEGADVRGYYHWSIVDNFEWAEGWSLRFGLIAVDPHTQARTFRPSAHLYAEICARNALPG encoded by the coding sequence ATGAGGCGCTTCCCTAGAGGGTTCCGGTGGGGGACCGCCACCAGCAGCCACCAGGTGGAGGGAGACAACACCAACAACGACTGGTGGCTTTTCGAGCAGCAACCCGGCCGCATCCGGGACGGCAGCCGCTCAGGAGTTGCCTGCGACTGGTGGCATCGGGCGGAAGAGGACTTCGACCGGATGCGGGCGCTCCATCAGAACGCCCATCGCCTCTCCCTGGAGTGGAGCCGCCTGGAGCCGGAGCCGGGCCGGTGGGATGAAGGAGCCGAGGCCCGGTACCGCCAGATGCTGCGGGGGTTGTGGGAGCGGGGGATCGAGCCCATGGTGACGCTCCACCACTTCACCTTGCCCCTGTGGGTGGCCCGTCAGGGCGGGTGGGAGAACCCGGAAATCGTCCGTTGGTTTGCGCGACACGTCAAACGGTGCGCGGAGGCCTTCGGAGAGTTCGTCTCCCTCTGGGTCCCCATCAACGAGCCCAACGTGGTGGTGGCCCTGGGGTACCTGCACGGCAAGCACCCACCCGCTGTCCAGAACCCCCTGCGGGCCCGGCGGGCCATCCCGAACCTCCTCCGGGCCCACGCGGCCGCCTACCGGATCCTCCACGAGGTGCAGCCCGGTGCTCGGGTGGGTACCGCCCACAACCTCCGCCCCTTCGATCCCGTTCGATCGGAGTCCCGGCTGGACCGGTGGATCACCTCCGTGCACGGCCAGTTCTTCAACTGGATGTGGCTGGAGGCCCTGCACCACGGGCTGGCCTCCTCCGCCCTCGGGACCTGGCACCTCCCGGAGTGCGCGGGGGCCATGGACTTCGTGGGCGTGAACTACTACACCCGGGACCGCCTCCGGTTTGCTCCCTGGCGGGTTTCCGGTGGCCTCGCGCGGGCCGTGCGGGATCCCGGAGCCCTCTACAGCGACGGGGACTACGGGGAGGTGTATCCGGAGGGTCTGTACCGGGTGGTGCGGGAGGTGTGGATGCGTTACCGCAAGCCCGTGTTCGTCACGGAGAACGGACTCCCGGACGCGGACGACGACCTGCGGCCCGGATTCCTCCTGCAGCACCTGGCCGCCCTGCATCGGGCCATCGAGGAGGGTGCGGACGTGCGCGGCTACTACCACTGGTCGATCGTGGACAACTTCGAGTGGGCGGAGGGGTGGAGCCTCCGGTTCGGGCTCATCGCAGTGGACCCGCACACCCAGGCCCGCACCTTCCGGCCCAGCGCCCACCTCTATGCGGAGATCTGTGCCCGCAACGCCCTGCCCGGGTAA
- a CDS encoding ABC transporter permease — protein MRLGGWESSAARRLRRAIRGSWILWMASGFVVLLVGIAVLVPYLGVSDPFAQSLERLSPPSPDHPFGTDRLGRDVFSRTLWATRYALAVGIGTVAVGGTVGTMWGMASGFSGPFVQEVLSRLVDVFLAFPPLILAMVVVTLIGNGVFPVVVALSFGVAPRFARVARAVVLAVRVQSYVEAARALGASSPRILVRHILPNTLDALIVLGTLTVPTAILTEALLSFLGIGIVEPTPTWGNIASMGQMVLREAPWVVLAPSLVLLLTVLSFNLLGDAVRDALDPTVSRGVWMRRVERAELEPEPARLASRRIPAG, from the coding sequence ATGCGGCTTGGAGGGTGGGAGAGCTCCGCGGCCCGGCGGCTCCGGCGGGCCATCCGGGGGAGCTGGATCCTCTGGATGGCGAGCGGGTTCGTGGTGCTCCTGGTGGGGATCGCCGTCCTCGTCCCCTACCTGGGGGTTTCGGACCCCTTCGCGCAGAGCCTCGAACGCCTGAGCCCTCCCAGCCCGGACCATCCCTTCGGGACGGACCGCCTGGGCCGCGACGTCTTCAGCCGTACCCTCTGGGCCACCCGCTACGCCCTGGCGGTGGGGATCGGGACCGTGGCGGTGGGGGGAACGGTGGGAACCATGTGGGGGATGGCTTCGGGGTTTTCCGGCCCGTTCGTCCAGGAGGTCCTCTCACGGCTGGTGGATGTCTTCTTGGCCTTCCCTCCCCTGATCCTCGCCATGGTGGTGGTCACCCTGATCGGGAACGGGGTTTTCCCCGTAGTGGTGGCCTTGAGCTTCGGGGTTGCCCCGCGCTTCGCGCGGGTGGCGAGGGCGGTGGTCCTGGCCGTCCGCGTGCAGAGTTACGTGGAGGCGGCCCGCGCCCTCGGGGCCTCCTCCCCCCGCATCCTCGTGCGCCACATCCTGCCCAACACCCTGGATGCCCTCATCGTGCTGGGGACCCTCACCGTCCCCACCGCCATCCTCACGGAAGCCCTCTTGAGCTTTCTGGGGATCGGCATCGTGGAGCCCACGCCCACGTGGGGGAACATCGCCAGCATGGGGCAGATGGTGCTTCGAGAAGCGCCTTGGGTGGTGCTCGCACCCAGCTTGGTTCTGTTGCTCACGGTGCTCTCCTTTAACCTGCTGGGAGACGCGGTGCGGGACGCCCTGGATCCCACGGTCTCCCGGGGCGTCTGGATGCGACGTGTGGAGCGGGCGGAGCTGGAACCGGAGCCCGCCCGGCTCGCGTCCCGCAGGATTCCCGCGGGCTAG
- a CDS encoding ABC transporter substrate-binding protein, with translation MRIRWVAGTVLLSLVLAAASFGGPAEPDTLVIVFPSHQGTLDGHFAVTTQDMLVVRNVYNALMKYKPDTTELTGDLAERWEVSPDGLTYTFRLRRNVVWQKGYGRLTAQDVKASFDRLRDPETKSPFAGLLSMVREIRVLDPYTIRFVLSEPYAPFLHLLTNYRVGPVVNARAARERGAAFAWDPVGTGPYEVERAVPRTEVVLRAFDQHFGGRPRIRRIITRTVPDLNAMVVGLENGQYHMLYSIQALDESVIRRLQQRGFTLTLYSRNLPRVLLMNVTKKPLDDLRVRRAIAHAINRQQIIALSMAGYGRPWYSPVPEGYFAATTQVPRYEYSPEKARQLLAEAGYRDGLDLPMQVFDVMKVTSDVIAEQLRRVGIRVQQEVLDQPTFIQRVLRRDGSISFAVHCCVRQPDPDFYLSDIFSRSKGGAIYISGLDLEPELAAARRETDVEKRRQMYVALQRKIMENVWMIPLVMEFDRNVHVPNLRGMPRRVEALWGLDLSRLFFE, from the coding sequence ATGCGCATTCGGTGGGTGGCAGGTACGGTCCTGCTCTCGTTGGTCCTGGCCGCGGCGAGCTTCGGGGGGCCGGCGGAGCCGGACACCCTCGTGATCGTCTTCCCTTCCCATCAGGGAACCCTGGACGGGCACTTCGCGGTCACCACCCAGGACATGCTGGTGGTGCGGAACGTGTACAACGCCCTGATGAAGTACAAGCCGGACACCACGGAGCTCACGGGGGACCTGGCGGAGCGCTGGGAGGTCTCCCCGGATGGATTGACGTACACCTTCCGGCTGCGGCGGAACGTGGTCTGGCAGAAGGGATACGGGCGGCTGACCGCCCAGGACGTGAAGGCTTCCTTCGACCGGCTGCGGGATCCCGAGACGAAGTCTCCCTTCGCGGGGCTTCTGTCCATGGTCCGGGAGATCCGGGTCCTCGATCCCTACACCATCCGGTTCGTGCTGAGCGAGCCCTACGCGCCCTTCCTGCATCTGCTGACCAACTACCGGGTGGGTCCCGTCGTGAACGCCCGGGCGGCCCGGGAGCGGGGGGCGGCCTTCGCATGGGATCCCGTGGGCACGGGACCGTATGAGGTGGAGCGGGCCGTTCCCCGCACGGAGGTCGTCCTCCGGGCCTTCGATCAGCACTTCGGAGGACGCCCCCGCATCCGGCGCATCATCACCCGGACGGTCCCGGACCTGAACGCCATGGTGGTGGGCCTGGAGAACGGGCAGTACCACATGCTGTACAGCATCCAGGCCCTGGACGAGTCGGTGATCAGGCGGCTGCAGCAGCGGGGGTTTACCCTGACCCTCTACAGCCGGAACCTGCCCCGGGTGCTCCTCATGAACGTCACGAAGAAGCCTCTGGACGACCTGCGGGTACGGCGGGCCATCGCCCACGCCATCAACCGGCAGCAGATCATCGCCCTCAGCATGGCGGGGTACGGCCGGCCCTGGTACTCCCCCGTTCCGGAGGGGTACTTCGCGGCCACCACGCAGGTTCCGCGGTACGAGTACAGCCCGGAGAAGGCCCGGCAGCTGCTGGCGGAGGCCGGCTACCGGGACGGTCTGGACCTCCCCATGCAGGTCTTCGATGTGATGAAGGTGACCTCGGACGTCATCGCGGAGCAGCTGCGACGGGTGGGCATCCGGGTCCAGCAGGAGGTCCTGGATCAGCCCACCTTCATCCAGCGGGTCCTGCGGCGGGACGGCAGCATCTCCTTCGCGGTGCACTGCTGCGTGCGCCAGCCGGACCCGGACTTCTATCTCTCGGACATCTTCAGCCGGTCCAAGGGCGGGGCCATCTACATCAGCGGGCTGGATCTCGAGCCGGAGCTCGCGGCCGCGCGCCGGGAGACGGACGTGGAGAAGCGGCGGCAGATGTACGTGGCGCTCCAGCGGAAGATCATGGAGAACGTGTGGATGATCCCGCTCGTGATGGAGTTCGACCGCAACGTGCATGTGCCCAATCTCCGGGGGATGCCGCGCCGGGTGGAGGCCCTGTGGGGCCTGGACCTGTCGCGGCTTTTCTTCGAGTGA
- a CDS encoding flavin reductase family protein, with amino-acid sequence MDAHTFRRVMGEFATGVTVLAARAGEVLHGMTANAFTSVSLHPPLVLVCVANASRTKSVLDAAGRFAVSILAHDQEEVARVFSNPELDGFQRFRRVRWRAGRSGAPIIEGCLAYLESRVVATYEAGDHTLYLGEVEHGDVPRPQDAPLLFFRRGYWILNGRGGP; translated from the coding sequence GTGGATGCCCATACCTTCCGTCGGGTCATGGGGGAGTTCGCCACGGGGGTGACGGTGCTGGCCGCGAGGGCAGGGGAAGTACTCCACGGCATGACCGCCAACGCCTTCACCTCCGTCTCCCTGCACCCTCCCCTTGTGCTCGTGTGCGTGGCGAACGCCTCCCGGACAAAGTCGGTGCTGGATGCCGCGGGCCGGTTCGCGGTGAGCATCCTGGCCCATGATCAGGAGGAGGTGGCCCGGGTCTTCTCGAACCCGGAGCTGGACGGATTCCAGCGCTTCCGCCGGGTGCGGTGGCGGGCTGGACGGAGCGGGGCTCCCATCATCGAGGGGTGCCTCGCCTACCTGGAGTCCCGGGTCGTGGCCACCTATGAGGCCGGCGACCACACCCTGTACCTAGGAGAGGTGGAGCATGGGGACGTTCCTCGGCCGCAGGACGCACCTCTCCTCTTCTTCCGCCGGGGATACTGGATCCTGAACGGGAGGGGTGGGCCGTGA
- a CDS encoding ABC transporter permease, translated as MTRRLLHRLVQILPTVLGALVIVFVLLRVVPGDPAAAILGVSATPESVQTLRAQLGLDRPLWRQFLDYVAGLLRLDLGTSLAFRVPVARLLAQALGPTLLLALGGTVVSVLIGVPTGVVAALNRGKPVDQLVSVLALVGVSLPVFVWGVVLLVVFTLHWRILPASGLGEGIGGTLKALVLPSVATGMFLAGLVSRITRSSVLGVLGQDYVRTAWAKGLEPRHVFRRHVLRNALIPVVTVVGLNMGTLLGGVVVVEGIFARPGLGRLLLDAIYARDYPLIQGIVLVSVLLTILLNQLVDLLYTLLDPRVTA; from the coding sequence ATGACCAGGCGCCTCCTCCATCGGCTGGTCCAGATCCTGCCCACGGTTCTCGGAGCCCTGGTCATCGTCTTCGTCCTCCTGCGCGTCGTGCCCGGGGATCCCGCGGCGGCCATCCTGGGCGTGAGCGCCACCCCCGAGTCCGTGCAGACCCTGCGGGCCCAGCTGGGTCTGGACCGGCCGCTGTGGAGACAGTTCCTGGACTACGTGGCCGGGCTTCTCCGGCTGGACCTGGGCACCTCCCTCGCGTTCCGGGTCCCCGTGGCCCGGCTCCTGGCCCAAGCCCTGGGCCCGACCCTGCTGCTGGCTTTGGGGGGAACCGTGGTGAGCGTGCTCATCGGGGTTCCCACGGGGGTGGTGGCGGCCCTGAACCGGGGCAAGCCCGTGGACCAGCTGGTGAGCGTTCTCGCCCTCGTGGGCGTCTCCCTTCCCGTGTTCGTGTGGGGGGTGGTGCTCCTCGTGGTCTTCACCCTCCACTGGCGGATCCTCCCGGCATCGGGTTTGGGAGAGGGGATCGGCGGGACCCTGAAGGCCCTCGTGCTCCCCTCCGTGGCCACGGGGATGTTCCTCGCGGGGCTCGTGAGCCGGATCACCCGGTCGAGCGTGCTGGGGGTACTCGGCCAGGACTACGTGCGCACCGCATGGGCGAAGGGTCTCGAGCCGCGGCACGTGTTCCGGAGGCACGTCCTGCGGAACGCCCTCATTCCGGTCGTGACGGTGGTGGGGTTGAACATGGGAACGCTCCTCGGAGGGGTGGTGGTGGTGGAGGGGATCTTCGCCCGACCAGGGCTCGGACGCCTCCTCCTGGACGCCATCTACGCCCGGGACTACCCCCTGATCCAGGGGATCGTGTTGGTCTCCGTCCTCCTCACCATCCTCCTCAACCAGCTCGTGGACCTCCTCTACACCCTCCTGGACCCGAGAGTGACGGCGTAG
- a CDS encoding LLM class flavin-dependent oxidoreductase, with amino-acid sequence MKVFVFDLLPYAEHLDHLKVGDELPWPLPKRYFKPEVAVRTYEEHLEAWEEMERLGYDGVGFNEHHTSPYGLMNSPNLMAAALSQRTKRLRMLIYANLLPLHNPLRLAEEIAMLDCLSNGRIIAGIARGIPREYRVYNIPYQESRERFEEAWEILRGLWTEEVFSYEGKYWTFKDVALWPRPVQQPHPPVWVPVTTSKETIEFAARHNLPITPGLGGRGMRGLQQDIIRYYATQLSAHGHRITPEHLVISVDVYVADSKEQAFREAGPYALYFYRTLFSHGNVTDTRVQREMGYVSERAHDYIRPENRAAAFMEREWYRGMTPERLRQHVEHLPWGTPEEVRERILEEAEALGANTVLVHMNRGAMPHEMFVNQLRRFAREVLPALHAHEVRRVPLEEEGSASRRM; translated from the coding sequence GTGAAGGTCTTCGTTTTCGACCTCCTGCCCTATGCGGAGCACCTGGACCACCTGAAGGTGGGGGATGAGCTGCCGTGGCCGCTGCCGAAGCGGTACTTCAAGCCGGAGGTGGCGGTCCGCACGTATGAGGAGCACCTGGAAGCCTGGGAGGAGATGGAACGGCTGGGCTACGACGGGGTGGGGTTCAACGAGCACCACACCTCCCCCTACGGCCTCATGAACTCCCCCAACCTCATGGCCGCGGCCTTGAGCCAACGGACCAAGCGGCTGCGCATGCTCATCTACGCGAACCTCCTCCCCCTCCACAACCCCCTCCGGCTCGCGGAGGAGATCGCCATGCTCGACTGCCTCAGCAACGGCCGGATCATCGCGGGGATCGCCCGGGGAATCCCCCGGGAGTACCGGGTGTACAACATCCCCTACCAGGAGTCCCGGGAACGGTTCGAGGAGGCGTGGGAGATCCTCCGGGGCCTGTGGACGGAGGAGGTCTTCAGCTACGAGGGGAAGTACTGGACGTTCAAGGACGTGGCCCTCTGGCCGAGACCGGTCCAGCAGCCCCATCCCCCCGTGTGGGTGCCCGTGACCACCAGCAAGGAGACCATCGAGTTCGCGGCCAGGCACAACCTGCCCATCACCCCGGGCTTGGGCGGCCGGGGGATGCGGGGTCTGCAACAGGACATCATCCGGTACTACGCGACGCAGCTCAGCGCCCACGGGCACCGGATCACCCCGGAGCACCTGGTGATCAGCGTGGACGTGTACGTGGCGGACAGCAAAGAGCAGGCCTTCCGGGAGGCCGGACCCTATGCGCTGTACTTCTACCGGACCCTCTTCAGCCACGGGAACGTGACGGACACCCGGGTGCAGCGGGAGATGGGGTACGTGAGCGAGCGCGCCCATGACTACATCCGGCCCGAAAACCGGGCAGCGGCCTTCATGGAGCGGGAGTGGTACCGGGGGATGACCCCGGAACGGCTGCGGCAGCACGTGGAGCACCTGCCGTGGGGGACCCCGGAAGAGGTTCGGGAGCGGATCCTCGAGGAGGCGGAGGCCCTGGGGGCGAACACCGTCCTCGTCCACATGAACCGGGGGGCCATGCCGCACGAGATGTTCGTGAACCAGCTCCGGCGGTTCGCCCGGGAGGTCCTGCCCGCCCTCCATGCCCATGAGGTGCGGAGGGTCCCGTTGGAGGAGGAAGGGTCCGCCTCGCGAAGGATGTAA
- a CDS encoding zinc-binding dehydrogenase, with protein MRAAVLPGVGEPLRLEILRDPRPKTGEVLVRVRACGVCHTDLHVIKGEVAFPTPCVLGHEISGVVEEVGPGVEDLAPGQGVVCTFILPCGRCAYCVRGEEDLCERFFQFNRLRGTLYDGETRLYRPDGSPVWMYSMGGLAEYAVVPATGVFPLPPGIPLEPAAVLGCAVFTAFGAIRHAARLRFGESVAVFAVGGVGSALVTLARLVGAHPVIAVDVREEKLEAARRLGATHTVDARRQAPQEAIREFTGGRGVDVAFEALGRAETFVQAVESVRDGGRAVMVGIAPAGATAPVEITRLVRRKLQIVGSYGGRARSDMPLLLDLLARGALPLDQLISRTYPLEEAEAAYRALDRGEIVGRAVVVPDGSGAQEKPAARA; from the coding sequence GTGAGGGCGGCGGTCCTCCCCGGGGTGGGGGAGCCGTTGCGCCTCGAGATCCTGCGGGATCCCAGGCCCAAAACCGGCGAGGTCCTGGTCCGGGTCCGGGCCTGCGGGGTTTGCCACACGGACCTCCACGTGATCAAAGGAGAGGTGGCCTTCCCCACCCCCTGCGTCCTGGGCCATGAGATCAGCGGGGTCGTGGAGGAGGTGGGTCCCGGGGTGGAGGACCTCGCGCCCGGCCAGGGGGTGGTGTGCACCTTCATCCTCCCCTGCGGACGGTGCGCCTACTGCGTGCGAGGGGAGGAGGACCTCTGCGAGCGGTTCTTCCAGTTCAACCGGCTGCGGGGAACCCTCTACGACGGCGAGACGCGCCTGTACCGGCCCGACGGGTCTCCCGTGTGGATGTACTCCATGGGCGGCCTCGCGGAGTACGCGGTGGTTCCCGCCACGGGGGTCTTCCCCCTCCCCCCGGGGATTCCCCTGGAACCCGCCGCGGTCCTGGGCTGCGCGGTGTTCACCGCCTTCGGCGCGATCCGCCACGCGGCCCGGCTCCGGTTCGGGGAATCCGTGGCGGTGTTCGCGGTGGGCGGGGTGGGGTCCGCCCTGGTGACCCTGGCGCGGCTCGTGGGAGCCCATCCCGTCATCGCGGTGGACGTGCGGGAGGAGAAGCTGGAGGCCGCCCGGCGTCTGGGGGCCACGCACACCGTGGACGCCAGACGGCAAGCCCCGCAGGAGGCCATCCGGGAATTCACGGGCGGCCGGGGAGTGGACGTGGCCTTTGAGGCTCTGGGGCGGGCCGAGACCTTCGTGCAGGCGGTGGAATCCGTGCGGGACGGCGGGAGGGCGGTGATGGTGGGGATTGCCCCCGCAGGGGCCACCGCACCCGTGGAGATCACGCGCCTGGTGCGGCGCAAGCTCCAGATCGTGGGATCCTACGGAGGACGGGCTCGCTCGGACATGCCGCTCCTCCTGGATCTCCTGGCCCGGGGAGCGCTTCCCCTGGACCAGCTCATCTCCCGCACCTACCCGCTGGAGGAGGCGGAGGCGGCCTATCGGGCCCTGGACCGGGGGGAGATCGTGGGGCGGGCGGTGGTGGTTCCGGACGGATCGGGGGCGCAGGAAAAGCCTGCCGCGAGGGCGTAA
- a CDS encoding extracellular solute-binding protein — MDEERKGKAGDEGEARISRREFLRRAMVGSAVLGAPYVFVRNYAAAQQRELRIVTWSHFVPAFDEWFDPFAERWGRERGIRVTVDHISFADIVPRANAEVAAQQGHDLFFFLAPPSAFEPHVLDLRDINQEAERRYGPMVPLVRKSVYNPNTRKFYGFSDNWVPDPGDYLRSVWTAVGYPNGPSTWDDLIKAGNEIKRRFPEIQIPIGIGFSQDIDSNMACRAILWSFGASIQDANENVVLNSEQTIRAVEYGVRLFRECMNPAVLSWNAASNNQALNARQTSYILNSISAYRTAQDNRLPVADDIFFVPALRGPGGRWASEHVMGVWVIWRFSRNPDNAKEFLLHLVDNYRDAVLASKLYNFPSFMGSVADKRVPVAQKPEEGRKWIRAACLRDPFGSRPVNKLAVLADAEQWSTNIGHPGPANPAEGEIFDTYLIPDMFAQAATGRLSVREAVAQTHRRCLEIFQKWRRQGFVGGGDRDRR, encoded by the coding sequence ATGGACGAGGAACGGAAGGGGAAAGCGGGGGACGAAGGTGAGGCGCGGATCTCCCGGCGGGAGTTCCTGAGGCGGGCGATGGTGGGGAGCGCGGTGCTGGGGGCGCCGTACGTGTTCGTGCGGAACTACGCCGCGGCCCAGCAGCGGGAGCTCCGCATCGTGACCTGGAGCCACTTCGTGCCCGCCTTCGATGAGTGGTTCGACCCCTTTGCGGAGCGGTGGGGGCGTGAGCGGGGGATCCGGGTCACCGTGGACCACATCTCGTTTGCGGACATCGTGCCCCGGGCGAATGCGGAGGTGGCGGCCCAGCAGGGCCACGACCTCTTCTTCTTCCTCGCCCCTCCCAGCGCCTTCGAGCCCCACGTGCTGGACCTGCGGGACATCAACCAGGAGGCGGAGCGGCGCTACGGGCCCATGGTGCCGCTCGTGCGCAAGAGCGTCTACAACCCCAACACCCGGAAGTTCTACGGATTCTCGGACAACTGGGTGCCGGATCCGGGCGACTATCTCCGGAGCGTGTGGACCGCGGTGGGCTATCCCAACGGGCCCAGCACCTGGGACGACCTGATCAAGGCCGGCAACGAGATCAAGCGTCGGTTCCCGGAGATCCAGATCCCCATCGGCATCGGGTTCAGCCAGGACATCGACTCCAACATGGCCTGCCGGGCCATCCTGTGGTCCTTCGGCGCCAGCATCCAGGACGCGAACGAGAACGTGGTGCTGAACAGCGAGCAGACCATCCGGGCGGTGGAGTACGGGGTAAGGCTGTTCCGGGAGTGCATGAACCCCGCGGTCCTCAGCTGGAACGCGGCCAGCAACAACCAGGCCCTCAACGCTCGTCAGACCAGCTACATCCTCAACTCCATCTCCGCGTACCGCACGGCCCAGGACAACCGGCTCCCCGTGGCGGACGACATCTTCTTCGTGCCGGCCCTGCGGGGACCGGGGGGACGATGGGCCAGCGAGCACGTGATGGGCGTTTGGGTGATCTGGCGGTTCAGCCGTAACCCCGACAACGCCAAGGAGTTCCTGCTGCACCTCGTGGACAACTATCGGGATGCGGTGCTCGCCAGCAAGCTCTACAACTTCCCCTCCTTCATGGGCTCCGTGGCCGATAAGCGGGTGCCCGTGGCCCAGAAGCCGGAGGAGGGGCGGAAGTGGATCCGGGCCGCCTGCCTGCGGGACCCCTTCGGGTCCCGGCCCGTCAACAAGCTGGCGGTGCTCGCGGACGCGGAGCAGTGGTCCACGAACATCGGGCACCCGGGGCCCGCGAACCCCGCGGAAGGCGAGATCTTCGACACCTACCTCATCCCCGACATGTTCGCGCAGGCCGCCACGGGCCGCCTGAGCGTGCGGGAGGCCGTGGCGCAGACCCACCGCCGGTGCCTGGAGATCTTCCAGAAGTGGCGGCGCCAGGGCTTCGTGGGGGGTGGCGATCGGGACCGGCGGTGA